The following DNA comes from Cellulomonas soli.
GTCGGCTGCGCGCCGGGGGCCGCGTCGGCCGCCGCCAGCCGGGCCGCGAACGCCCGCAGCGCCTCGTGGTCGTCCGGCCGCAACCGGTCGCCGGTCGCGTGCACCCACACGGGCGCGTGCGGGTGCGCCCTCGCGGCCGCGACGCGCGCCAGACCGTCCGGACCGAGGGTGGGCCAGCGTTCGTCGTCGCCCAGCACGGCCGCACCCATCGCCGCGTACTCCGAGAGCACCGGGTCGGGCACGACGGCAGGGGGCGTGCCGTCGCCCTCAGTAGTTCGCATACTGCGCTGCCGCCTCCTTGGCCCGCTGCTCGGCGAGCCGGCGGGCCAGCTCCTCGGCCTGCCGCTGCTCCTGCGCCAGCGCAGCGACCAGGTGCCTCTGGTGCACGCTGCTCACGGCGAACCAGCGGTCGGACGCCAGCTCGTCGTCCTCGCCGGCCGGAAGGAGCCCGCCCGAGGCCAGGAACGCACGTGCCAGCTCCTCGCGTCCTTCTGCGTCACCCACCCAGGCCGCGGACGGGCGCAGCCCGGCCAGGGCGCGCGGCACCTGCGCGAGCACCCCCACGAACCATGCCGCGGCGCCACCTGCGCGACCTGCGGCCGCCACGACACCGGGGTGCCGATGCACCTGGGGGTCCGCCGCGAGCCAGCACACCAGCGCCGCGAGCGCGAGGCGAGAGACGCGCGGGTCGGCGGGCGCCGTCGTCGAGTCGCTCGGCCCCAGGTCCTCGTCCAGCGCCTCGAGGGTCGGGCGCTGGAGCACGCTGCCGTCCAGGAGCAGCGCGACGTCGGCGACGAGCGCCGGGACGTGCAGGCCCGGGTCGAGGACGTCGGACGTCGCCGCGGCCAACAGGTGCAGGAGCACCGCCAGCTCGGGACCGGTCAGGCTCGGGCCCTCGATCACCGACGGCGGCAGCCGGTTCGACGTCATCGTGCTCCTCCTGCCGACGTGCGCGATCCCCAGGTGCGACGGGCGAACGCCCGCGCGAACGCCACCAGGTCGTCCTCGGTGCGGACATCGTGCACGTCGAACCCCGGGGCCATCTGCTCGAACCCGGCGACCGACGCGCGCGGCACGTCGAGGAGCAGCGTGCCGCCACCCTCCGCCGCCTCGAGGGCCCGTGCGGCCAGCGGCAGGTCGACGACCTGCTTCTCGGCCGGGTCCCACGCGGTGAACATGGTGCTGACCCCGTCGTCCGAGACCACCGCCAGGTGGGTCGGTCCACGCCGGGTCGGCCGCCTGCCGTCACCGCCGAGGTGCGTCCGCGCCAGGAGACCGAGCGGGAACGACGTCCCGCCGCCGAAGTGCGCCACGATCGCTCTGAGCACCACCGTCGCGTCGCGGGTGAACCCGTCGGTGCCGGCGATCTGCTGCGGACCGCTCCAGGTCGTCGCCTGCACCCACGCACCCGCCCGCAACGCCGACAGCGCGAGAACCGCACCGCCCAGGGCCACGGCCGACCGGTGCCGCTTCGGGTCGGGCATGGAGCCGGACGAGTCCAGGTAGAGGTCGAGGTCGAGCGGACGACGCTCGGGCTCGGCCGCGTCGTCCTCCAGGAGCTCGCGGCGTCGGGTCGTGCGCCCGGGCAGGACCACGGGCGATGCCGCGACGGTGGCGACCCAGTCGATGTCGCCGAGGTCCTCGCCCACCGACCAGTCCTCGAGCCCGCCGAGCAGCGGCTCCGGGGACCGGTGGCTCACCCTCTCCGGGAAGCGGACCAGGTGCGGCGCCGCATGCTCGCGGTACCAGGCCACCGCGACGTCCTCGAGCGTGCTGCGCGAGCCCAGGGCGGCCAGCACGGCATGGAGCTCGGCGGGAAGCAGGGTGTTGCCACGTGAGCCGGCCGACGGGCTCGCGGCCGTGTCCGGGGCGGTGCCCGAGACCCCGGCATCCGCTGCGTCGTCAGCGGGCGGCTGCGGGGCGTCGGGCAGCGCCGCACCGACCACGGCCGGGTCGAGCGCCGGGTGCACGACCGGAGCCGCGAGCGAGTCGTCCGAGGCCAGGCCGTACGGGACATCGGTTCCCGTGCAGGCATCCGCGCACAGGAACGCGGTCCGCGGCCGTCCGGAGGTCAGGGCTTCGACCGGGAAGGCGTTGCGCACCAGGCTCGCGAACCCGCCGGCGCCCGCGACCGGGTCCCGACCGTAGGCACGCACCAGCTTGGCCAGGAGGTTCGCATGGTCCTCTCCGACCGGGGCCGGACCCGCCAGCGCGCCACGTCGCAGCCCCCACAGGATCTCGCACGCCCGCAGCACGAGCGCCATCACCGGGTCGTGCGGCGGCCCGAGGGTGCGCCACACGGCGGCCAGGTCCACCCCGGCCCGTCGCTGCAACCGGTCGTTGATGAGCAGGTCGGTCCAGAGGTTCGCGACGCCCGAGACCTGGTCGTCGAGGTCCACCAGACCCGCACGCACCCGCGCGGCGATCCGGACGGCGGAACGCCTGTCCGCGGGGGCGAGCAGGTGGTGCCCGACCTCGTGCGCGAGGATCGCGACGGCGTGGTCTCCGAGCCCGAGCCGCGCGACCTGCGCGAGGTCGATGTGCACCTCGACCGTCGCCGTGTCGTACCAGGCGAAGGACGGTGCCGAGCCGTCCAGGTCCGCATCCGCGTGCAGCACCGGGGCGTGCATGCGTGAGGTGCGGCCCCAGGCACCCAGAGCCTGCGGCCACGCCTGCTCCCACCGGCCGACCAGCGCGGGATCGACGGCGCTCACACCGTCACCGCCCTCTCGGCGAGCGCCCGGGCGCCTGCGTCGCCCAGTCGGACCACGTCGACCGCGTACGAGTGGGCCCGGCTGACCAGGACCGTGCCGGCGCGCGCGCCGTCGGGCACCAGCCCGGTGACGTCGTCCTGCCAGGGCACGGGCAGTGAGCAGCCCACGGGCGCCCGCTCGTCGAGGGCGGGCGGGACGTTCCCGAGCGGGACGAGCGCGTGACCGTGCACGTCGACGACCAACGCCCACGCCGCACCGTCGGCCCGCACCGCCCATCCGGTGGGTCCGCCCGCCACGGCCAGCGGGCGCTCGAACCACGGCCCGCCGAGCACGCGGGAGCCCCCGGCGCGCAGGACGACCCCGGGCTCCTCCCGCAGGCCGGGCCAGCTCCACCGGTCCGCCCGGTGTGCGGCGAGCACGGCCGGGACGTCGGCGTCAGGCTCCAGCGCGAGCACGGCACGGGCCAGGGTGCCCGGCAGCCGGGCGGCGGCGTCCAGCGCCGCGATGCGATAGCGGGCGAGCCCGGCGCGCCACGCGGCGACCAGCACCGCGTCCCGCACCTGCTCGACGGTCGTGGCCTCGGGGGCGCGGCCGAGCAGGTGCGCCCACAGGTCCAGGTTCGCCCCGCGTTGCACGGCAGGGGCCGCGGCGACCAGGGTCCGCACCGTCGCGGCGGGCTGGTGCGCGCACCACGCCGGCAGCGTGACCAGGATCTCCTCGACCACGCGCCTCTCGGGTCGACCGGGGCGCCACCGGGCACCGACCGTGAGATCCAGGACGGTCGCGACGAGCGCGACGACCAGCTCACCCCCCTCCGGTTCGGGCAGCTCCGCCACGAGCGGATCGACGAACGGGCCGAGGTCCACGAGCGCCGTCCGCACCAGCACGGCGTCGACGCCGCGCTCGTGCGCGGAGCGCAGGAGGGTCTCGACGTCCGTGCTGTGCGCCGCGAGCGCACGCCCGTACGCAGACGTGCGCTCGACGGAGCGCACAGGGCTGCTCACCGCCCGCCCCACCCGAGCCAGCGCAGGTAGCCGGAGTAGCGCTGGTGCGCGTACTTGAGCGCGAGCGCGTCCTCGTACACGTGCCCGTGCAGCTTGGTGGCGTCCTGCCAGCCGGCGAGCAGGCCCTCGATGTGCGCGAGCCGGCGGCGCACCTCCTGCTCAGGCAGGTCGTCCAGGCCCACGGCGAGCTCGGCCAGCACCTGACCGACCGGGTCGTCGGTGTCGAGGCCCTCGGCGTCGTACTGACGGCACGCGGTGTCGAACAGGTCGCGCAGCCAGGACACCCGGTCGGTACGCAAGGGACCACGCTCGGGGTCGTCGAACGCCGGCGACTCCAGGTCGGGCTGCACCTTGTCGTGCAGCACGAACGGCAGCACGGCGCGCAGGTCGTCGAGCGTGACCTGCGCGTCACCCCGGAAGTAGGCCATGGCCTTGGCGTAGAGGATGAGCGACTGCAGCGCCCGCACCGAGAGCCCGTTGAGCGTCTGGGCGCCGATGTCGGCGAGCTTGTCCCGGCCGGTGTCCTGCAGGGCGATGTCGTGCGGGTCGACCCCTGCGAGCCGGGCGGTGTCCTTGGTCCGGTACTCCAGCTGGCGGGCGGCGGGCTCGAGCAGCTCGAGCTGCGCGGCGAAGAACTCGAGCCGTCGACGCACGGGCTGCGGCAGTGGCACGGCGACGACCTGCCGGTGCAGCCGGGCGTGCTCGTCGGCGTCGAACACGATGGCGGCCGGCACGTTCTCCTCGGGCCGCAGGCCTCGCTCGGCACGCAGCACCAGGTCGTCCAGGAAGCGCGAGTTGAACGACAGCGCCTTCACGACCACGTCGATGCGATCCCGCAACGCGTCGACGACCTGGTAGGTGCCGCCACCCGCGTCGTCGTTCGCCGTGAGGTACCAGGCGGCCGCGCGGGTCTCGTAGACCTGGTCGAAGACCTCGACGTACCCGTCGGCCAGCACCGTCAGGAGCGCGGACTGCGTCCGCGTGGGGATGCGGTTGTACTCGTCGACGATCTTCACGCGCCGGCCCAGCCAGGACCGCCAGGCCACGTCGATGTCCTCCAGGCGCTCCGCGGCGACGAGGTCGCGTGGCAGCGGTGTGCCGAACATGTCCTGCACGGTCAGCTGGGGGTGCCCGTGCTGCATCGCCCGCCGCACCTCGCGGACCGGGTAGCCGGCGAGCACGCCCATGAGGATCGCCGAGGCGGTCTTGCCGCGACCCGGTCCGCCGACGAGCAGGCAGCGGCCCCGCACGGCGAACGTGAGCAACGGCAGCAGCGCGAACGAGGAGTACGACTGGTCGGTGGGCAGCTCGACCTCGGCCTTGGAGTCCCCCAGCCGGAAGACCGTGCGCGGCCGCGACGGGTCGTGGAACTCCACGTCGTAGTGCGGGCTGATGATCGCGTGGTTGACCATCCAGAAGTAGGCCTGACGCAGCTTCTCGTCGAGCCGGCCCTCGACCTCGGGGCTGCGCGGCTCGCCGAAGAGGTCCTCGACACCCAGCTGGGGCGACAGCTCGGGCTGCTGCTCGGGCGGGAGCTGGGGCTGCTGCTGCGGCGATCGGGGTGCGGGGGTGCGGGTGGGCGCCACGGAGACCTGGCCGAGGCCTCGTCCGTGTGCGGTCGGTCCGGTCATGACGAGTGCCTCTCGGGTGCGGGGACGGTCACGTCGACGTCGTCGCCGTGGTGCTGCACCATCGGCTCGGCGAGCGGGCGGGGTGTGCGCTTCAAGGGGTCGACGAGCTCGATCGCGGCGCGCAGGCGCTCGTCGTGCGAGCCGCGCAGCTCGAACCACGGCGCACCGCCGGCGTCCGCCTGCGCGGCCAGGACCTCGCGGAACCGGGCCTGCATGTCGTGCCGGACGTGCTCGCCGTCGCGCAGCCCGTCCTGCACGAAGGGGATCTCGTCCCCGGTGAGCAGGTAGAGGTCCGGCACGCGACCGGCGGCGAACGCCTGCACGCTCGGCGACGGGGCACCGACGTAGCGCTCGTGCCACAGGGTCGTGGCCAGAGGGTCGGTGTCGCACACGAGCAGGGGCACCGGTGAGCGGGTCGCGGCGTCGTCCTCGAGGCGGGCCTGCTCGCGTGCCACCAGGTCGAACTCGGCCGTGTGCCAGGGCGCCTCCAGCCCGCCGGGCCGCACCGCGCTCCACTCGCGCCCGAACTCGGGCACGGCGGGCAGGCCGTAGTGGGCGGTCAGGGCCTCGGCGAGCGTGGTCGTCCCGGTCGACTCGGCACCGAGGACGACGACCCGGCGGACGTACCAGGCGCGTACCGGCGCCGGCAGCGCCCACCAGTACGCGGCCGGGTCGGCGCGTACCGCGCTGCCCGAGACCGGGGTGCCGCGCCGGCCGGCGTCGACCTGCACCCAGGTCGCGCCGAGCCGGGACGCGAGCTCGGCGCCGTAGGAGTCGGAGGTGAGGACGGCGTCGACCGGGGCGTCGAGCAGGGATCGCATCACCGCGACGTGGGCGTCCCAGGCGCCGTCGTCGGCGTAGTCGACGGGTGCGTCGTCGACGGCGTGCACCACGTGCGCGCCGGGAAGCTCGGCCGCGAGCCATGCGGCGCGCAGCTCGGGCGCCAGGCTCTCCTGCGAGGAGGCCAGGACCTGCACGGTCACCCGGTCGCAGCGGGCCAGCGCCGCCCTGACCAGGGCGAGGTGGCCGGCGTGCGGCGGGTAGAACTTCCCGATGACCAGTCCGTGCCGGAACGGGCGGCTCGCGCTCACGCCAGGACCGCCGGCTCGGGCTCGGCTCCGGTCGGCTCCGCGGGGCTCGAAGCCGCCGGGGCCGGCTCCTGCGCGCGCAGCACCGAGCGCCAGTGCCGCAGGCCCATGACGCAGATGCCGAGGTAGACGACGTACAGCACGGCCGTGAGCACGAGCCCCTGGCTTGCGAACAAGCCGACGAGGAGGACGTCGGTGACGATCCACACCACCCAGCTGCCGATCCACTTGCGGTCGAGCATGACCTGCGCGACGACGCTCGTAGCCGTGGTGAGCGCGTCCAGGAACGGGGTCGCCGAGTCCGTCCAGGTGCCCAGGACCACCGTCAGCCCGACGGTTCCCACCGCGACGCCGATCGCGCCGACGAGCCACGCCAGCGCGGGCGCGCGACGCACGACGAGGGCGCCGCCGTCCCGGCCGCCCCGCAGCCACCAGTACCAGCCGAGCACCCCGAGGACGAGGTAGAGGACCTGGAGCCCGGCGTTCGCGTAGATCCCCGTCTGCCAGAACAGGACGAGGAAGAGCGCGGTGTTGACGAGCCCCACGGGGAAGTTCGCGACGTGCTCGCTGGCCGCCAGCCACACGCATGCCGCACCCGTCACGAAGCCGACGATCTCGATCCAGTCCACGGTCGAGCAGCGTAGAGGCCCTCCTCGGGGCCCCGTGCGGACGGTCCACACCCTCCGATCGCGTGCGCCGGTGGCTACTTCCCCGACGCGTGCCGCCGCACCGGCGGCAGGTCGGACCACGGGAACGTGATCCACCGGTCGGTGCGACGCCACACGTAGTCCGGGTTCACGATCGAGTGCGACTTGGCGTACAGCACCGCGGTGCGCGCCTCCGCGCAGTGCGCGGTCATCAGCCGCTGCACCAGGGCCAGGGTCTCCCCCGTGTCGGCCACGTCGTCGACGACGAGCAGCCGCAGCCCGTGCAGCGCGTCGGTGTCGAGCAGGGGCGGCAGCACGACGGGGTCGGGCAGGCGCTCGTCGACGCCCGTGTAGAACTCGACGTTGAGCGTGCCGACGGCCTTGGTGCCCATCGCGTAGGCGATCGCACCGCCGGGCAGCAGGCCGCCACGGGCGACCGCCACGACCAGGTCGGGCTCGTACCCGGAGTCGACGACCTCCTGGGCCAGCGCGCGGCTCGCCGTGCCGAAGAGGGCCCAGTCGAGGATCTCGCGGTCGTCGGGGAGCTGCTGGCCGGGGGCTGCCTCAGTCGTCGCCATGAGCGCAGGGTACGGGTCGCAGGTTGCTCCGGCGTGAGCGTCACCTCACCCTCGCCGTCGACGAAGGCCTGAGCGACGCAGCGCCGGACGTTGCGAGGAAGGGGTCGAGCCGCCCGCTTGACCTTGACGTAGCGTCAACTCCTAGCGTCGAGACCGCCCAGCCATCGGATGGGCCGCCGCCTGCACCCGGTGATCTGCCGGGTGCCGGGCGGACGCGACGACCGACCCGGAGGCGGCACGCATGGAGGCTTCGATCCAGCAGGTCGCCCGCATGGCCGGGACGACCAGCCGCACGCTGCGCCACTACGACGCCGTCGGGCTGCTGCACCCCAGCAGGGTCGGGCACGGCGGGTACCGCTGGTACGACCAGGACGCGTTGGTCCGGCTGCAGCGGATCCTGCTGCTGCGCGACCTCGGACTCGGGCTGCCCGCCATCCGGCACGTGCTGGAGGACGGGCAGGACGAGGCGACCGCACTGCGTCGGCACCTGCAGCAGCTGCGCGCCGAGCAGGCACGGCTGGCCCGTCAGGTCGCGTCCGTCGAGCGGACGATCACCGCGCGAGAGGGAGGGGCACCGCTGATGCCCGAGGAGATGTTCGACGGCTTCGACCACACCGGCCACGAGCAGGAGGTGACCGAACGCTGGGGCGCCGAGGCGTACCGCGCGGGCGACCACTGGTGGCGCGACCTGGGCGAGGACGGCCGGACCGCGTGGCAGGCACGTGCGGGGGCGCTCGCCCAGGACTGGATCGCGGCCGCGCAGTCCGGCGCCGCCCCGGACGGCGACGTCGCCCAGGCCCTGGCCGCACGGCACGTCGCCTGGCTCGCCACGGTCCCGGGCACGCCGGGCCACGGCTCCGCGCCGGTGCGCGACTACGTCCTCGGCCTGGCCGACCTGTACGTGGACGACCCCCGGTTCACCTCGACCTACGGCGGGACGGCGGGTGCCACGTTCGTCCGCGACAGCCTGCGCGTCCACGTCGGACGCACGCTGTGACGGGCTGACCAAGGGCGACCCGTCGCGACGACCACCCGGCCGGCGCGACGGGTCATGCCCTCAGGCGGCCCTCAGAGCTCGACGTCGACCAGCAGCCCGGACTGCACGGCGCCGGCGAGGTCCTCGTAGGACACCCCGGCGTCGTCGAGCATGTCGAGCAGCGACGTGCCCGACTGCAGCTCGTCGAGCAGCGACTCCGAGTCGGTGCCCAGCAGGTCGGCCAACGCGTCGAACGTGGTCTGCTGCTCGGAGGTGAGCTCACCCGTCAGAGCCCCGCCTGACGGGGGCGGCGGCGGGGGTCCGGCGGGCCCGCGACCCTGGCCCGTGCCCTCGACCAGCGAGGTCACGAAGGACTCGACGTCCCCCGTCGCGCTGATCACCTCGGGGGCGTCCGCGACGAGCGCCGCGACGAGGTCGTCCTTCGACACGCCCTGCGCCTCGGCGAGGTCCGCCAGGGTCTGGCCCTGGTCGAGCGCGGACATCACCTCGTCCGTGGACAGCCCCAGCGTCTCGGCGGCGGTCTCGATGTGCCCGGGGACCCCGGCGGCGCGGCCCGTGCCGGACGTCTGGGACCCGGTCGTCGCCGCGAGGTACGCGTACGACGTCGTGCCGGTGACGGCACCGATGCTCATGGTCGTTCCCTTCCTGTCGGTGTTGCGGTCGCCCGGCCCATCGGGCGGCCACGGATCCGGAAGAGGTGTCTGACCTGCATTGACAGGTAATCGACAGGTCCGGCACAGACACGCCGCGCTTCCTGTGAATCCGGGGCCCGCCCGGGTCGCGGGCACCGCCCCCGGCCCGCCCGGCGGCACCGCCCGGAAGGTCGGGCGCGACGCCCTGGCGCCTGGGCGACGCCCCCGGCGAACCTGCCCGGGTCGCAGTCCGACCGGCCGATCCGGCCCCGTCACCAGGAGCACCGCATGACCAGCCACACGTTCGAGACGAGCACCGTCCGCACCACCCGACCCGCACGGTCGTCGACCGCCCGCGGCTGGGCCTGGACCGGCGTCGCCGCCGGGGTCCTGGGCCTCGCCTCGATCTGGACCTCGATGGCCGCCTCCGTCGACTGGGAGCGCAGCGCCGGCGACCCCGAGGCGATGATCGCCGACGCAGCCGACAAGCAGGGCGCGTACCTCGCGTTCCACGTCACCACGACGCTGTGCCTGCTCCTGCTGCCCGTCTTCGCGCTCGGCCTGGCCCGGCGGCTCGACCAGCAGGCTCCCGTCGGCTCGTTGCTGGTGGTGCTCATGGACCTCGACCTGGGCGACGGCTCGGGCATCGACGTGACCCGCGACGTGCTGGCCGGCCGACCCGACCTGCGCGTGCTCGTGCTCGTGCTCGTGCTCGTGCTCGTGCTCGTGGTGACGATGCACGAGGACGACGACGCGGTCGTCGCGGCCGTGCGGGCCGGTGCACGCGGGTACCTGGTGAATTCGGCGCCGCCCGACGCCGTCGAACGCGCGGTGCGTGCCGTGGCGGCGGGCGAGATGATCCTCGGCCCGGCGGTCGCCGAGCGTGCACTCGCGTACGTGCTGGGCGGACGCTCGGCCGTCCGGGTGCCGTTCCCCCGGCCGACCGCGAGCGCGAGGTGCTCGACCTGGTGGCCGCCGGGCACGACAACGCGGCGATCTCCCGTCGGCTGCACCTGAGCCCGAAGACCGTGCGCAACCACGTGGCGAACGTGCTGACCAAGGTCGAGGTGCCGGACCGGTCGGCGCTGATCGTGCGGGCGCGCGCGGAGGGCCTCGGCGGCGGGACCGTGTGAACGGCCACCCGTCGCGCGAGACCCTCCGGCGTCCTGCGGCTCAGACCCCCGTGCGGGCGATCTTGGTGTTGTGCGCCTGCGCACGCGGTCGCACGATCAGCAGGTCGACGTTGACGTGCGCGGGCCGGGTCAGGGTCCAGGTGATGGTGTCGGCGATGTCGTCGGCGACGAGCGGCAGGTAGCCCTCGTAGACCTTGGCGGCCTTCTCGGCGTCGCCGTCGAACCGCACGAGCGAGAACTCCTCGGTCGCGACGTTGCCGGGCGAGATCTCGATGACGCGCAACGGCTCGCCGACCAGCTCCCAGCGCAGCGTCTGGGTGAGCATGCGCTCGGCGTGCTTGACGCCGGTGTAGCCCGCGCCGCCCTCGTACGCGCCGTGCGCCGCGGTCGAGGTCACGATGAGGATGTCGCCGGCACCCGAGGCGCGCAGCAGCGGCAGCACGGCCTGCGTGACGCGCAGCGTGCCGAGCACGTTGAGCTCGTACATGCGGCGCCACAGCTCGAGGTCGGCGTCGGCGACGGGCTCCAGGCCGAGGGCACCGCCGGCGTTGTTGACGACCGCGTCCAGACCGCCCGTGGCGCCCAGGTACGCGGCGAGCCGCTCGATGTCCTCGGCGAGCGTGATGTCGGCGACGAACGCCTCGGCGCCGGTCTCCTCGGCGAGGGCCGCGAGCCGGTCGGCCCGACGGGCCAGGGCCACGACGTCCCACCCCTCGGCACGCAGGCGCCGCACGGTGGCCGCACCGATGCCGGACGAGGCCCCGGTGACGAGGGCACGGCGGGGTCGCGGGGCCGAGGGCTCGACCTGCTCGGGCTGCTGCGGGACGGCGGTGGACATGCGGGACTCTCCAGACGGGTGGTGGGACGAGAGGGACAGGCCCGGGACAGGGCCCTCAGAGGGCGGCGGCGACCTCGTCGAGCACGGTACCGAGCACCTCGAGCCCGAGGGCGGCCTCGTCCGGCGTGACGATGCACGGCGGGACGACGTGCACGCGGTTGTCGGCGACGAAGGGCAGCACGTCGCGGGCGAGCATCCCGGCCTTGATGCGCCCCATGATCGCCGGGCTCACGGGCGTGCGGGACTCCTGGTCGGCGACCAGCTCGACGGCCCAGAAGACCCCGAGGCCGCGCACCTCGCCGACGAGCGCGTTGCGCTCGGCGATCGCGGCCAGGCCCGGTCCGAGGACGTCGGTGCCGATCGCGGCCGCGTTCTCGACGACCTTCTCCTCGGTCATCGCGTCGAGCGTGGCCACGATCGCGGCCATGGCCAGGGGGTGCCCGGAGTACGTCAGGCCGCCGGGGAACACGCGGTCGTCGAAGCTCTTCGCGATGGGCTCGGAGATCATCACGCCGCCCGCGGGCACGTAGCCGGAGTTGACCCCCTTGGCGAACGTGACCAGGTCGGGCCGCACGTCGTAGTGGTCGAGGGCCAGCCATGCGCCGGTGCGCCCGAAGCCGGCCATGACCTCGTCGAGGATCAGCACGATCCCGTAGCGGTCCGCCAGGGCGCGCACACCCGGCAGGTAGCCGGGCGGCGGCACGAGCACGCCTGCGGTTCCCGGGATCGTCTCGAGCAGGATCGCGGCCACCGTGTCGGGGCCCTCGACCTGCAGGATGCGCTCGAGGTGGTGCAGCGCGCGCTCGCACTCCTCCTCGGGCGTGCTCGCCCAGAACTCCGTGCGGTACAGGTAGGGGCCGAAGACGTGCAGGTGGCCGCGCGCGTACTCGTTGGGCAGACGCCGCCAGTCGCCCGTGGCCACCACGGCCGCACCGGTGTTGCCGTGGTAGGAGCGGTACGCCGAGACGACCTTGTCGCGACCGGTGTGCAGGCGGGCCATCCGGATGGCGTTCTCGTTGGCGTCGGCGCCCGCATTGGTGAAGAAGATCTTGGAGAACCCGTCGGGGGCGTGCGCGAGGATGCGCTCGGCCGCCTCGCCGCGGGTCCGGTTCGCCGTCGCCGGCGCGATCGTGGTCAGGACCGCGGCCTGCTCCTGGATCGCGGCGACCACCTTGGGGTGCTGGTGGCCGATGTTCGTGTTGACCAGCTGCGAGGAGAGGTCGAGGTAGCGCCGCCCGGACTCGTCCCAGACGTGGCTGCCGGACCCGCCGGCGATGGCCATCGGGCTCAGGTGCGCCTGCGCTGACCACGAGTGGAACACGTGCGCGCGGTCGAGCTGCAGGGTGGTGTCGTCCTCGTGGCTGCTCATGGAGCCTTCTCCTCGGTGTGCGTGCTGACCTGGGAACTGTCGGGCCGGTGCGGTGCGGCGGGCGCGAGGCGCGCCGCACCGCACCGGCGCTCAGATCAGTTCCCGCCCTCGTTGAGGGTGACGTCGATCGGTGCCCAGTCGGCGCCGACGACGTCGACACCCTCCTCCGTGAGCTCGGCGAGCGCCTTCTTGACGTACTCCGTCGAGTAGGCGGACTCCGGCGGCTCCTGCGTGATGATCGACGCACCGGTCTCGTT
Coding sequences within:
- a CDS encoding phosphoribosyltransferase yields the protein MATTEAAPGQQLPDDREILDWALFGTASRALAQEVVDSGYEPDLVVAVARGGLLPGGAIAYAMGTKAVGTLNVEFYTGVDERLPDPVVLPPLLDTDALHGLRLLVVDDVADTGETLALVQRLMTAHCAEARTAVLYAKSHSIVNPDYVWRRTDRWITFPWSDLPPVRRHASGK
- a CDS encoding SDR family NAD(P)-dependent oxidoreductase; its protein translation is MSTAVPQQPEQVEPSAPRPRRALVTGASSGIGAATVRRLRAEGWDVVALARRADRLAALAEETGAEAFVADITLAEDIERLAAYLGATGGLDAVVNNAGGALGLEPVADADLELWRRMYELNVLGTLRVTQAVLPLLRASGAGDILIVTSTAAHGAYEGGAGYTGVKHAERMLTQTLRWELVGEPLRVIEISPGNVATEEFSLVRFDGDAEKAAKVYEGYLPLVADDIADTITWTLTRPAHVNVDLLIVRPRAQAHNTKIARTGV
- a CDS encoding MoxR family ATPase — encoded protein: MTGPTAHGRGLGQVSVAPTRTPAPRSPQQQPQLPPEQQPELSPQLGVEDLFGEPRSPEVEGRLDEKLRQAYFWMVNHAIISPHYDVEFHDPSRPRTVFRLGDSKAEVELPTDQSYSSFALLPLLTFAVRGRCLLVGGPGRGKTASAILMGVLAGYPVREVRRAMQHGHPQLTVQDMFGTPLPRDLVAAERLEDIDVAWRSWLGRRVKIVDEYNRIPTRTQSALLTVLADGYVEVFDQVYETRAAAWYLTANDDAGGGTYQVVDALRDRIDVVVKALSFNSRFLDDLVLRAERGLRPEENVPAAIVFDADEHARLHRQVVAVPLPQPVRRRLEFFAAQLELLEPAARQLEYRTKDTARLAGVDPHDIALQDTGRDKLADIGAQTLNGLSVRALQSLILYAKAMAYFRGDAQVTLDDLRAVLPFVLHDKVQPDLESPAFDDPERGPLRTDRVSWLRDLFDTACRQYDAEGLDTDDPVGQVLAELAVGLDDLPEQEVRRRLAHIEGLLAGWQDATKLHGHVYEDALALKYAHQRYSGYLRWLGWGGR
- a CDS encoding response regulator transcription factor translates to MAAGHDNAAISRRLHLSPKTVRNHVANVLTKVEVPDRSALIVRARAEGLGGGTV
- a CDS encoding MerR family transcriptional regulator, with protein sequence MEASIQQVARMAGTTSRTLRHYDAVGLLHPSRVGHGGYRWYDQDALVRLQRILLLRDLGLGLPAIRHVLEDGQDEATALRRHLQQLRAEQARLARQVASVERTITAREGGAPLMPEEMFDGFDHTGHEQEVTERWGAEAYRAGDHWWRDLGEDGRTAWQARAGALAQDWIAAAQSGAAPDGDVAQALAARHVAWLATVPGTPGHGSAPVRDYVLGLADLYVDDPRFTSTYGGTAGATFVRDSLRVHVGRTL
- a CDS encoding AAA family ATPase, producing the protein MSASRPFRHGLVIGKFYPPHAGHLALVRAALARCDRVTVQVLASSQESLAPELRAAWLAAELPGAHVVHAVDDAPVDYADDGAWDAHVAVMRSLLDAPVDAVLTSDSYGAELASRLGATWVQVDAGRRGTPVSGSAVRADPAAYWWALPAPVRAWYVRRVVVLGAESTGTTTLAEALTAHYGLPAVPEFGREWSAVRPGGLEAPWHTAEFDLVAREQARLEDDAATRSPVPLLVCDTDPLATTLWHERYVGAPSPSVQAFAAGRVPDLYLLTGDEIPFVQDGLRDGEHVRHDMQARFREVLAAQADAGGAPWFELRGSHDERLRAAIELVDPLKRTPRPLAEPMVQHHGDDVDVTVPAPERHSS
- a CDS encoding VWA domain-containing protein, yielding MSAVDPALVGRWEQAWPQALGAWGRTSRMHAPVLHADADLDGSAPSFAWYDTATVEVHIDLAQVARLGLGDHAVAILAHEVGHHLLAPADRRSAVRIAARVRAGLVDLDDQVSGVANLWTDLLINDRLQRRAGVDLAAVWRTLGPPHDPVMALVLRACEILWGLRRGALAGPAPVGEDHANLLAKLVRAYGRDPVAGAGGFASLVRNAFPVEALTSGRPRTAFLCADACTGTDVPYGLASDDSLAAPVVHPALDPAVVGAALPDAPQPPADDAADAGVSGTAPDTAASPSAGSRGNTLLPAELHAVLAALGSRSTLEDVAVAWYREHAAPHLVRFPERVSHRSPEPLLGGLEDWSVGEDLGDIDWVATVAASPVVLPGRTTRRRELLEDDAAEPERRPLDLDLYLDSSGSMPDPKRHRSAVALGGAVLALSALRAGAWVQATTWSGPQQIAGTDGFTRDATVVLRAIVAHFGGGTSFPLGLLARTHLGGDGRRPTRRGPTHLAVVSDDGVSTMFTAWDPAEKQVVDLPLAARALEAAEGGGTLLLDVPRASVAGFEQMAPGFDVHDVRTEDDLVAFARAFARRTWGSRTSAGGAR
- the pnuC gene encoding nicotinamide riboside transporter PnuC, which produces MDWIEIVGFVTGAACVWLAASEHVANFPVGLVNTALFLVLFWQTGIYANAGLQVLYLVLGVLGWYWWLRGGRDGGALVVRRAPALAWLVGAIGVAVGTVGLTVVLGTWTDSATPFLDALTTATSVVAQVMLDRKWIGSWVVWIVTDVLLVGLFASQGLVLTAVLYVVYLGICVMGLRHWRSVLRAQEPAPAASSPAEPTGAEPEPAVLA